In Longimicrobium sp., the DNA window CGCAGGGGGACTTTGTGCGGTTGTTGCCGCGACTTTAGTCGCCGGGCTGATTGCCGGGTGCGGGAGGACCACCACCCCCATCGGCACGGCGGCGTTCGAGGCGGACGCGAACCAGGTGACGATCGGGATGAAGATGAAGATGACGGAGGAAGGCACCACCAAGGCCGACATCTTCGCCGACACCGCCATCACCATGCCCGGCCAGACGCGCACGAATCTCAAGGGGGTGCGGCTCCTCTTCACCACCCCGTCGGGCCAGCAGGGTACCCTCACGTCCAAGACGGGCGAGTACGACCCGGCGTCGCAGGTGATGGTGGCGCGGGGGAGCGTGGTGCTCATCATCCCCGGCGAGCAGGGGAAGGGGAAGCGCACCATCAAGAGCGAGGAGCTCCACTGGGACCAGCGCGGCGACCGCGTGTGGAGCGAAAAGGCGACGAGCCTCCTCGAGGACGGCAAGACGCTGTACACGCAGGGCTTCACCGCGGACAGCCGGTTCACGAACGTCCAGGGCACCAACGCCCGGACCGGCTCCGTGCAGGTGGGTGACGGAGGGATACGATTCTGATGCGCTACTTCATACTCGCGATCGCGGCGGCGCTTGCCGCCACGCCGGCGGCCCTGGCCGCGCAGGCGAATTCCTGCCTCCTGGAATACCAGAACGGGCCGTGGACCGCCGTGGGCGACCCCGCCAGCCGCGTCATCTCCGCGGACGGTCCGCTGCTGGTGAAGTGCGCCGGCGGCGAGGAGCTACGCGCGGACAGCGCCGTGATCTACCAGGCGATGAACGAGGTGCACCTCTTCGGGCAGGTGGACTTCCAGGATCCAACGCGCACGCTGACCGCCGACCGCGCCATCTACAACTCCGGCACCGGGCGGCTCTTCGCGCAGGGGAACGTCATCTTCACGGACAAGCAGCGCGGCTCCACCCTGCGCGGGCCGGAGCTGGAGTACTTCAAGGCGATGCCGGGGCGGCCGGACGCGCAGGCCATCGCCACGCAGCGCCCGCACCTGACGCTGGTGCCGCGCGGGAACAGCGGCCAGCGGCGCGACCCCATGGAGATCGACGGCGACCGCATCACGAGCACCGGCGACAAGTTCATGACCGCCGAGGGGAACGTGGTGATCGTCAGCAAGGACGTGAGATCCACGGCCGCCACCGCCTTCTACGACGCCACCGCCGAGCGGATGGAGCTGCGCACCGCCGCCCGCGTCCGTAATCCGAAGTACGAGCTGCAGGGCGAGTACATCGAGAGCAACCTGCGCGACGGCAAGCTGGCCCGCGTCCTGGCCCGCACCAACGCACGGCTGGACAGCGAGCGGCTGGACATCGACGGGCCGCAGCTCCTGATGTTCTTTGAGAACGACAAGCTGCAGCGCGTCGTCAGCGGCCGTGAGCCGCAGGCGGCGGCGCCGCGCGACAGCACGAAGGCCCTTCCGCGCTCGGTGGCGCTTGCGAGCGGGTTCCGGCTGGAGGCAGATTCGCTGGAGGCGATCATGCCTGGCCAGGAGCTGCGCGAGGTGCACGCGGTCGGCTCGGCACACGGGGTGGCGTGGGACACGGTGGCGGCGGCCGTGCCGGGCGACACCGCCGCGCGCCAGCGGGTGACCGCCCCGCCCGTGGCGCTGGAAGACCGCGACCTGATCCTGGCGGACACCATCATCGGCTACTTCACGCGCGACACCACGGCCCGCCGCCCCGCCCGCGACAGCGCGGACGCAAAGGTGAAGATCGAGCGGATGGTGGCCATCGGCAACGCGCGCTCCATTTACCGCGTGCGCAACGACAACGCGCCGGCGGGGCAGAAGCCCGCCATCAACTACCTGAACGCCGACCACGTGGACCTGGCGTTCCACGACGGCCAGGTGGACAACGCCCGCGCCCGGGGCGTGCACCGCGGCGTCTACCTGGACCCCGGCCAGCCCAAGGCGCCGGCGGACAGCGCGTCGGCAGGCACGCCGGCCGGTACGGCTGGAGCACGGCCGGCCCCGGGGAACACCGCCGCCCGCACGCCGACTCCCGGCCGCACCCCCGCGCCGGGCACACCGGCGGCAGCTACGGGAACGGCCGCGCAGACCCCCCGTCCCGCGCCCACGGGTGCGCCGGGCCGCGGCACGCGCATCCCCACCGCGCGTCCGGTTGCGCCCGCAATGCCGACGCCCGCCGCGCCCGCACCGCAGGGGGGGACGCGCCCGTGATGCAAGGCCGTCTGGCGCGGATGGTGGCGGAAGTACCCCCCACCGACGTATCTACCCTGATCGCGCTGCG includes these proteins:
- the lptC gene encoding LPS export ABC transporter periplasmic protein LptC, which gives rise to MRIWGHSTRASELAATKAQSPPSRTPGRASVSARRVPAGGLCAVVAATLVAGLIAGCGRTTTPIGTAAFEADANQVTIGMKMKMTEEGTTKADIFADTAITMPGQTRTNLKGVRLLFTTPSGQQGTLTSKTGEYDPASQVMVARGSVVLIIPGEQGKGKRTIKSEELHWDQRGDRVWSEKATSLLEDGKTLYTQGFTADSRFTNVQGTNARTGSVQVGDGGIRF
- a CDS encoding OstA-like protein translates to MRYFILAIAAALAATPAALAAQANSCLLEYQNGPWTAVGDPASRVISADGPLLVKCAGGEELRADSAVIYQAMNEVHLFGQVDFQDPTRTLTADRAIYNSGTGRLFAQGNVIFTDKQRGSTLRGPELEYFKAMPGRPDAQAIATQRPHLTLVPRGNSGQRRDPMEIDGDRITSTGDKFMTAEGNVVIVSKDVRSTAATAFYDATAERMELRTAARVRNPKYELQGEYIESNLRDGKLARVLARTNARLDSERLDIDGPQLLMFFENDKLQRVVSGREPQAAAPRDSTKALPRSVALASGFRLEADSLEAIMPGQELREVHAVGSAHGVAWDTVAAAVPGDTAARQRVTAPPVALEDRDLILADTIIGYFTRDTTARRPARDSADAKVKIERMVAIGNARSIYRVRNDNAPAGQKPAINYLNADHVDLAFHDGQVDNARARGVHRGVYLDPGQPKAPADSASAGTPAGTAGARPAPGNTAARTPTPGRTPAPGTPAAATGTAAQTPRPAPTGAPGRGTRIPTARPVAPAMPTPAAPAPQGGTRP